From a single Bacillus sp. NEB1478 genomic region:
- a CDS encoding BCCT family transporter, with protein sequence MNFAHFKERSVYYISLLLTIIFIVWGIFFKKSLANVTNHIYNYSIDSLGWIYLASALFFVLFSVYIFFSKYGRIRLGEPTDRPEFKTSSWLAMLFGAGMGIGIVYWSVAEPVTHYVTPPYGEGYTDASAKLAMKYTFFHWGLHPWAIYAVIGLALAFFQYNKKLPASISSAFYPLLGDKIYGPIGKTIDILAVFATVFGIATSLGFGALQITGGLHALLDVPNTLTVQIIVIAVATVLFLISITTGLEKGIQYLSNTAMILSFLIMLLVLVLGPTFVIFNLFFNSMGNYLNDFIQMSLRSAPFSKGEWIGNWTLFYWAWWIAWAPFVGMFIARVSKGRTIKEFIVGVLVVPTLGTCFWVAIFGGTALDIVHNLGNHELAKKIVDNVSLSIFYLFDYLPLSSLLSVIGFAVVITYYITVADTSTFVLGMLSESGNLNPSNKIKITWGVIQSLVAVVLLAAGGLTVLQTVSIATALPFAIIMVFMCWSLIKGLRNEYKKNIQNEKIQK encoded by the coding sequence TTGAATTTTGCACATTTTAAAGAAAGAAGTGTTTATTATATATCGTTATTGCTAACGATTATATTTATCGTTTGGGGAATCTTCTTTAAAAAGAGTTTAGCGAATGTAACGAACCACATTTACAACTATTCCATAGATTCCTTAGGCTGGATCTATCTTGCCTCAGCCTTGTTTTTCGTCTTATTTTCGGTTTATATCTTTTTCTCAAAATATGGACGTATCCGATTAGGAGAGCCAACAGACCGGCCAGAATTTAAAACATCATCATGGCTAGCAATGTTATTTGGCGCTGGAATGGGAATTGGAATTGTCTACTGGAGTGTCGCCGAACCAGTTACTCACTATGTAACCCCTCCATATGGGGAAGGCTATACAGATGCTTCTGCAAAATTAGCGATGAAGTACACGTTTTTTCACTGGGGACTTCATCCTTGGGCAATTTATGCGGTAATCGGATTAGCTCTTGCCTTTTTTCAATATAACAAGAAACTGCCTGCATCGATTAGTTCAGCGTTCTATCCTTTACTAGGCGATAAAATTTATGGACCGATTGGAAAAACGATTGATATCCTCGCTGTTTTTGCAACAGTTTTTGGTATTGCTACTTCATTAGGATTTGGAGCATTACAAATAACAGGCGGACTTCACGCCTTACTAGATGTTCCAAATACCCTCACTGTTCAAATTATCGTCATTGCCGTTGCGACGGTTCTTTTCTTAATCTCTATTACAACAGGATTAGAAAAAGGCATTCAATACCTGTCAAATACAGCTATGATTTTATCGTTCTTAATCATGCTATTGGTGTTGGTGCTAGGTCCAACATTTGTTATCTTCAACCTGTTTTTTAATTCAATGGGAAATTATTTAAATGATTTTATCCAAATGAGTTTGAGATCAGCACCATTTAGCAAAGGGGAATGGATTGGAAACTGGACGCTGTTCTACTGGGCATGGTGGATTGCTTGGGCACCATTCGTCGGAATGTTTATCGCACGCGTATCGAAAGGCAGAACGATTAAAGAGTTTATTGTAGGAGTTTTGGTTGTTCCAACTCTGGGCACTTGTTTTTGGGTAGCTATCTTCGGTGGAACAGCCCTTGATATCGTTCATAACTTAGGGAATCATGAATTAGCAAAAAAAATTGTAGATAACGTTTCACTTTCAATCTTTTATTTGTTTGATTACCTTCCGCTTAGTTCATTATTAAGTGTGATAGGTTTCGCCGTCGTCATTACGTATTACATCACAGTCGCTGATACATCGACATTCGTATTAGGGATGCTGAGTGAATCAGGAAACTTGAATCCTTCCAATAAAATAAAGATAACATGGGGAGTGATTCAATCTCTAGTAGCGGTCGTATTGCTGGCAGCAGGAGGGCTTACTGTATTACAGACTGTTTCTATTGCTACAGCACTTCCGTTTGCGATTATCATGGTATTTATGTGCTGGTCTTTAATAAAAGGACTAAGAAATGAGTACAAAAAAAATATTCAGAATGAAAAAATACAAAAATAA
- the smpB gene encoding SsrA-binding protein SmpB, which translates to MPKGEGKVVAQNKKARHDYHVEETFEAGIVLQGTEIKSIRAGRANLKDSFARVQNGELFLHNMHISTYEQGNRYNHDPLRTRKLLLHRKEINKLLGATKEQGYSIVPLKMYLKNGFAKLLIGLAKGKKHYDKRDDLKKKDAKREIERAFRDRQKV; encoded by the coding sequence ATGCCAAAAGGAGAAGGTAAAGTCGTCGCACAAAATAAAAAAGCGCGGCACGATTACCATGTCGAAGAAACATTTGAAGCTGGAATTGTCCTTCAGGGCACGGAGATCAAATCCATTCGCGCAGGACGGGCAAACTTAAAAGATTCATTCGCCCGTGTGCAAAACGGCGAGTTGTTTTTACACAATATGCATATCAGCACATACGAGCAGGGAAATCGCTACAACCATGATCCGCTTCGTACACGTAAGCTGTTATTGCATCGTAAGGAAATCAACAAGCTTTTAGGTGCAACAAAAGAACAAGGCTATTCGATTGTTCCTTTGAAAATGTATCTTAAAAATGGCTTTGCAAAACTACTGATCGGTCTTGCAAAAGGTAAGAAGCATTATGACAAGCGTGATGATCTGAAGAAAAAGGATGCAAAGCGTGAAATCGAGCGTGCATTCCGAGATCGTCAAAAAGTCTAA
- a CDS encoding general stress protein gives MDRHNKVVGVFRTEDDAIDAIKELRNQGYNDDDISVIAKDKKEVKHIHEETGSKAPEGAAAGMATGGILGGLGGLLLGAGALAIPGIGPIVAAGPIAAALGGAAVGAGAGGLVGALVGLGIPETEAKEYEEAVEGGDILVLVDASEVDRHRHVNDTFRKYRSTNAHRYEDSYSNKY, from the coding sequence ATGGACAGGCATAATAAAGTAGTAGGTGTTTTCCGTACAGAAGATGATGCAATTGACGCGATTAAAGAATTAAGGAACCAAGGGTACAATGATGATGACATCTCAGTTATCGCAAAGGATAAAAAGGAAGTAAAACACATTCATGAAGAGACAGGCTCCAAAGCTCCAGAGGGTGCCGCCGCTGGTATGGCTACAGGAGGCATTCTTGGTGGACTAGGCGGTTTACTGCTTGGTGCAGGAGCGCTCGCAATTCCCGGAATCGGTCCAATTGTAGCTGCGGGACCAATCGCAGCAGCTCTAGGAGGGGCTGCAGTTGGTGCAGGTGCTGGCGGACTCGTTGGAGCTCTTGTAGGTTTAGGAATACCCGAAACGGAAGCAAAAGAATATGAGGAAGCTGTTGAAGGCGGTGATATCCTCGTACTGGTTGATGCCAGTGAAGTTGATCGTCACAGACATGTAAACGATACATTCCGTAAGTATCGTTCTACAAATGCTCATCGTTATGAAGATTCTTATTCGAATAAATATTAG
- a CDS encoding HDOD domain-containing protein — protein sequence MDIFIGRQPILDRDENVVAYELLYRSSSTNRYEGSDHDNATLDVLVNSFTGIGIREVGERKKCFINFTENLLLNRVPTYISPEHIVIEILETVNLTQEIITVCKELKSKGYIIALDDVISNRDLSSLIPFIDIIKIDYLVMDKKDIQDMIEKYRDKVHFLAEKIENRKEYEEAKEMGFDYFQGYFFSKPVILTGKDIAPVPTNYFQLLNVLNSNDPDIDRISSLIQQDLSISFKLLKLMNSGALMKNKVTSIKQAVVLLGLNEIKKLITMLLMTSLRKTDNQTQLVKMSLTRANFLEHFSEVFQIDKSSLYMFGMFSLIDTILNKEMKDIVADLPITSELSNALLGKNETYNQAMLLVETIEYGRWNETAKLCMELQLPETDLFLHFQKSTLMTDDFFQIGEKSLTGA from the coding sequence ATGGATATTTTTATCGGCAGACAACCTATATTAGATAGAGATGAAAATGTTGTTGCTTATGAACTTTTGTATAGAAGCAGTTCGACAAATAGATATGAAGGTTCTGATCATGACAATGCAACCCTTGATGTGCTGGTTAACAGTTTTACTGGAATTGGTATTCGGGAAGTTGGCGAGAGGAAAAAATGTTTCATTAACTTCACAGAAAACTTATTATTGAATCGTGTCCCGACATATATTTCCCCTGAGCATATCGTTATTGAGATACTCGAGACAGTAAACTTAACACAAGAAATAATAACCGTCTGTAAAGAACTTAAAAGCAAAGGTTACATTATTGCGCTAGATGATGTGATATCAAATAGGGACCTGTCCAGTCTCATACCTTTTATAGACATTATAAAAATTGATTATTTAGTGATGGATAAAAAAGATATACAAGACATGATTGAAAAGTATAGAGATAAAGTACACTTTCTCGCTGAGAAAATTGAGAACCGAAAAGAGTATGAAGAAGCTAAAGAGATGGGATTTGACTATTTCCAAGGGTACTTCTTTAGTAAGCCCGTTATTTTAACTGGGAAAGATATTGCACCTGTTCCGACAAATTATTTTCAGCTATTGAATGTACTAAATAGCAATGATCCGGATATCGATCGAATTAGCAGTTTGATTCAGCAAGATCTATCAATTTCCTTTAAGCTGTTGAAACTCATGAATTCTGGTGCATTGATGAAAAACAAAGTCACTTCCATTAAACAAGCTGTTGTTCTTCTTGGACTTAATGAGATTAAAAAGCTAATTACGATGCTGTTAATGACTAGTTTAAGAAAAACAGATAATCAAACACAATTGGTAAAGATGAGTTTAACAAGAGCTAATTTTTTGGAACATTTCTCTGAAGTTTTTCAAATCGATAAAAGTTCGCTGTATATGTTTGGAATGTTTTCGTTAATTGATACTATTTTGAATAAAGAAATGAAAGATATCGTTGCTGATTTACCAATTACAAGTGAATTATCAAATGCTCTCTTAGGGAAAAACGAAACATACAATCAAGCGATGTTATTAGTTGAAACGATTGAATATGGGCGCTGGAATGAAACTGCAAAATTGTGCATGGAACTCCAACTGCCTGAGACCGACCTCTTCTTACATTTTCAAAAAAGCACGTTAATGACAGATGATTTTTTCCAAATCGGTGAAAAAAGCTTAACAGGAGCTTAA
- a CDS encoding LLM class flavin-dependent oxidoreductase yields MRLSILDQSPISKGYTAQQALLASLKLAQAGEQFGYQRYWIAEHHNFHGLTCPAPEVMLSYIGANTSTIRIGAGAVLLPHYKPYRIAETYNLLATLFPDRIDLGIGRAPGGSAEAAMALSDNFLANVQKMPDMITELLHFLHNDHPFEHMFSKISASPIPEKLPVPWILGTSEKSARLAAGNGTSYAFGHFMSDKNGPEIINTYRKQFKPSKKQQKAEVIIAVSVICAETTDKAEELALPVLFWRIQNAKGEGDKGVPTLEETQLYFSKDDRKQILKEAKKKMIIGDPITVKLALKQLQESHGADEVMVVTITHRYEDRIKSYKLLANEMI; encoded by the coding sequence ATGAGGTTAAGTATATTGGATCAATCACCGATCTCAAAGGGTTATACAGCGCAGCAAGCCCTTTTGGCATCATTGAAACTTGCTCAAGCCGGTGAACAATTTGGGTATCAGCGCTACTGGATTGCAGAACACCATAACTTCCATGGATTAACGTGCCCGGCGCCGGAAGTGATGCTCAGTTATATAGGAGCTAACACAAGTACGATTCGAATCGGTGCAGGTGCTGTTTTGCTTCCACATTATAAACCGTATCGTATAGCTGAAACATATAATCTGTTGGCTACACTTTTTCCTGACCGGATTGATTTAGGAATCGGCCGTGCACCTGGTGGGTCTGCTGAAGCTGCAATGGCTTTATCTGATAACTTTTTAGCAAACGTTCAAAAAATGCCCGATATGATTACAGAACTTCTTCATTTTTTACATAACGATCATCCTTTTGAACATATGTTTTCAAAAATCTCTGCTTCTCCAATCCCAGAAAAATTGCCTGTACCTTGGATTCTTGGCACGAGTGAAAAAAGTGCACGATTAGCTGCGGGGAATGGGACATCTTATGCATTCGGACATTTTATGAGTGATAAAAATGGACCTGAGATTATAAACACATATAGAAAACAATTCAAGCCAAGCAAAAAACAACAAAAAGCAGAAGTTATTATCGCTGTCTCTGTCATATGTGCTGAAACGACAGATAAAGCTGAAGAACTGGCACTGCCTGTTCTTTTTTGGAGAATACAAAATGCAAAAGGAGAAGGGGATAAAGGAGTTCCTACTCTGGAAGAGACACAGCTTTATTTTTCTAAGGATGACCGTAAACAAATCCTGAAGGAGGCTAAAAAGAAAATGATAATCGGTGATCCAATTACAGTGAAATTAGCACTCAAGCAACTGCAAGAATCACATGGTGCTGATGAAGTTATGGTTGTCACTATTACTCATCGCTATGAGGACCGGATAAAATCGTATAAACTGCTTGCTAATGAAATGATATAA
- a CDS encoding DinB family protein has translation MKDARQLSQFNSWANEKVFEHLKQLPEEIYEKEVQSVFPSISAVLHHMYQTDYVWLKVLEGESFDEIVASVKKRAAEVQGINLNEMHIKFKEMAGQFEIFIQQKGDLNLPTTVHHPAMGTLNTTYADLLQHIVNHGTYHRGHVSAILNQLGHKGASIDYIFYLFSLQHQ, from the coding sequence ATGAAAGATGCAAGGCAATTATCTCAATTTAATAGTTGGGCCAATGAAAAAGTATTTGAACACTTAAAGCAGCTTCCCGAAGAGATCTATGAAAAAGAAGTGCAAAGCGTTTTTCCATCTATATCAGCTGTTCTTCATCACATGTATCAAACGGATTATGTGTGGCTGAAAGTATTAGAAGGTGAATCGTTTGATGAAATTGTTGCTTCTGTAAAGAAAAGGGCAGCAGAGGTTCAAGGGATCAATTTGAATGAAATGCATATTAAGTTTAAAGAAATGGCTGGGCAATTCGAAATATTTATTCAGCAAAAGGGAGACTTGAACTTACCGACGACAGTCCACCATCCAGCAATGGGTACGTTAAATACAACTTACGCAGATCTGCTGCAGCATATTGTAAATCATGGAACATATCATAGAGGTCACGTTTCCGCGATTTTAAATCAATTAGGCCATAAAGGAGCTTCTATAGATTATATTTTTTATCTTTTCTCCTTACAGCATCAATAA
- a CDS encoding LLM class flavin-dependent oxidoreductase produces MSNNKKRLREIPLSVLDLAPLVEGGTASDSFKNTLNLAQHAERLGFNRYWLAEHHNMPGIASSATSVVIGYVAGGTNKIRVGSGGIMLPNHAPLVIAEQFGTLESMYPGRIDLGLGRAPGTDGLTAQALRRDLGNTGDDFPYQLDELRTYLDPTLSPDNMKVRAIPGEGLNIPIWLLGSSGFSARLAGQLGLPFAFASHFSPDNTLPALELYRRNFKPSNVLDKPYAMVGVNVVAAETDEEAARLATSLQLQFLNLVRGTPTPLKPPIDSIEGVWSPYERSAIEQQLRTTIIGKHDTVKEKLQAFLDETQADEMIINGQIYDHEARLRSFEIISEIVND; encoded by the coding sequence ATGTCCAATAATAAAAAAAGATTACGTGAAATTCCGCTGTCAGTACTAGATCTCGCTCCATTAGTGGAGGGGGGAACGGCCTCTGACTCCTTTAAAAATACTTTGAATCTTGCACAGCATGCAGAACGACTAGGTTTTAACCGATATTGGCTGGCTGAACATCATAATATGCCAGGTATTGCAAGTTCAGCTACTTCTGTAGTCATCGGGTATGTTGCAGGCGGGACGAATAAAATCCGTGTAGGGTCTGGAGGCATCATGCTCCCAAATCATGCACCGCTAGTCATTGCAGAGCAGTTCGGTACTCTGGAATCTATGTACCCTGGTCGTATCGATCTCGGTTTAGGCAGGGCTCCAGGAACTGATGGATTGACGGCACAAGCACTACGTCGTGATTTAGGAAATACAGGTGATGATTTTCCTTACCAGCTGGATGAATTGCGCACTTATTTAGATCCAACTCTTAGTCCAGATAACATGAAGGTAAGAGCAATTCCTGGAGAAGGGCTCAACATTCCAATCTGGCTATTAGGATCAAGCGGTTTTAGTGCTCGTTTAGCAGGACAGCTTGGACTTCCATTTGCATTCGCGAGTCATTTCTCGCCAGATAATACATTGCCTGCTCTGGAGTTATATAGAAGGAATTTTAAACCGTCAAACGTTTTAGATAAACCTTATGCAATGGTTGGCGTAAATGTAGTTGCAGCAGAAACAGATGAAGAAGCTGCACGGCTTGCAACTTCTCTTCAACTGCAATTCTTGAATCTCGTTCGTGGTACACCAACACCACTTAAGCCGCCAATTGACAGTATAGAGGGTGTCTGGAGCCCTTACGAAAGATCAGCGATAGAACAACAGTTGAGAACAACCATCATCGGAAAACATGATACTGTAAAAGAAAAGCTGCAAGCGTTCCTCGATGAAACACAAGCAGATGAAATGATCATTAACGGTCAAATTTACGACCATGAAGCCCGATTGCGTTCATTTGAGATTATTTCGGAAATCGTTAATGATTAA
- a CDS encoding VOC family protein gives MKQAIPYLTFNGKAKEALEFYKQIFDGEITDMQTFGEADFPTPPEADDRIMHARFKKGNLLLMTSDGFPGQEVTVGDNISLTLEFDNEQEIENIYDKLSANGSVLMELQDTFWGAKYAKVKDQFGIMWDLNHQKA, from the coding sequence ATGAAGCAGGCAATTCCCTATTTAACATTTAACGGTAAGGCGAAAGAGGCATTGGAATTCTACAAACAAATTTTTGATGGTGAAATCACGGATATGCAAACGTTTGGTGAAGCTGATTTCCCAACTCCGCCAGAAGCTGATGACCGTATAATGCACGCAAGGTTCAAAAAAGGCAATCTGCTTTTAATGACTTCTGATGGTTTTCCAGGTCAAGAAGTAACTGTAGGGGATAATATCTCCCTCACGCTTGAATTTGATAATGAACAAGAGATAGAGAATATCTATGATAAATTAAGTGCCAATGGTTCTGTTTTGATGGAGCTTCAAGATACTTTCTGGGGCGCAAAATACGCGAAAGTTAAAGATCAATTCGGAATTATGTGGGATTTGAATCATCAAAAAGCATAA
- a CDS encoding CsbD family protein: MKNDTMEGKWKQFKGEAQKQWGKLTDDDYDQAQGDREKMIGKIQERHGKTREDAEREYDDWYTRTGQY; this comes from the coding sequence ATGAAAAACGATACAATGGAAGGCAAGTGGAAACAGTTTAAGGGTGAAGCCCAAAAACAATGGGGCAAATTAACAGACGATGATTACGATCAAGCACAAGGTGATCGTGAAAAAATGATCGGTAAGATTCAAGAAAGACACGGTAAAACAAGGGAAGATGCTGAACGCGAGTATGATGACTGGTACACCAGAACTGGACAATATTAA
- a CDS encoding alpha/beta fold hydrolase, whose product MSKVFTFLFSVIIAGIFLTGTPISADAAGSSSGDFLSEEGPPPPGANDASCRPSEEHPEPVVLVPGTFETMERNFIDLAPLLKEKGYCVYSLNYGYTGSVPASGPIEDSASELKTFIDQVLQLTGAEKVSIVGHSQGGMMPRYYTKFLGGDEKVDDLIGLVPSNHGTKGVAGLTELTSTGADIATCEACHQQAAGSEFITSLNEGDETPGDISYTNVSTRNDEIVVPYTSAFLNGSPDKITNITIQDYYPYDQIEHQNIAQDPLAFNFVLDALEHEGPADPKRATGIFK is encoded by the coding sequence ATGTCTAAAGTATTTACTTTTCTTTTCTCAGTAATCATTGCAGGAATCTTCCTTACTGGAACGCCAATATCCGCTGATGCAGCAGGGTCTTCATCTGGTGATTTTCTATCTGAAGAAGGACCGCCGCCACCTGGGGCAAATGATGCTTCATGCCGTCCTAGTGAGGAGCACCCGGAACCGGTCGTATTAGTCCCAGGTACGTTCGAAACGATGGAACGGAATTTTATTGACCTCGCTCCTCTATTAAAAGAAAAAGGCTATTGTGTGTACTCGTTAAATTATGGGTATACAGGTTCGGTACCAGCTTCAGGCCCTATAGAAGATTCTGCATCCGAGCTAAAAACGTTTATTGATCAAGTTCTACAATTAACTGGCGCAGAAAAAGTTTCAATCGTTGGTCATAGTCAGGGTGGAATGATGCCTCGCTATTATACAAAGTTTCTTGGAGGAGATGAAAAGGTAGATGATTTAATTGGACTTGTTCCCTCAAATCATGGCACAAAAGGGGTGGCTGGCTTAACAGAGCTTACTTCTACCGGAGCGGACATTGCCACTTGTGAGGCTTGTCATCAGCAAGCTGCAGGATCAGAATTTATCACAAGTTTAAATGAAGGGGACGAGACTCCGGGAGATATCTCTTACACGAATGTATCCACTCGAAATGACGAGATAGTTGTGCCGTATACATCTGCTTTTTTAAACGGCAGTCCAGATAAAATAACAAACATCACGATTCAAGATTATTATCCATATGATCAAATTGAACATCAAAATATAGCTCAGGACCCGCTTGCCTTCAATTTTGTTTTGGATGCACTTGAGCATGAGGGTCCAGCTGACCCAAAACGAGCGACAGGTATTTTTAAATAG
- the rnr gene encoding ribonuclease R produces the protein MEKLQILQLMKDSDKPMTVTEIEEALQLPDAKAFKELVLSLNELEDEGALVRTRTNRYGLPDKMNLIKGRVQGHAKGFAFLIPEEEDQKDVYISQHDMNGAMSGDTVLVRLNNTSSGSRPEGTIIRILERGVTEVVGTFQESRRFGFVVADDKRIPNDIFIPAEGVNGAIEGHKVVVKITKYPEGKNSAEGEIIHIIGHKNDPGVDIISVIFKHGLPREFPVEALEQAHNTPDEIDPKDIEGRRDLRSETIVTIDGADAKDLDDAVHVIKLPNGHYKLGVHIADVTHYVTEDSAIDKEAQERGTSVYLVDRVIPMIPHRLSNGICSLNPKVDRLTISCEMEINHDGEVVKHEIFPSVIKTTERMTYTDVRKILQDEDEEVTNRYEPLIPFFKLMGELAEVLRKKRFARGAIDFDFSEAKVLVDENSDPKDVVLRERSVAEKLIEEFMLCANETIAQHFHELELPFMYRIHEDPDEGKLERFLEFIGMFGYALKGSASDIHPRSLQQLLETIKGEPEEMVISKIMLRSMKQAKYDHMSLGHYGLATEFYTHFTSPIRRYPDLIVHRLIRTYLFQKDTGPKTVSHWKAELPGIAKHSSAMERRAVDAERETDELKKAQFMVDKIGEEFDGVISSVTNFGLFIELPNTIEGLVHVSYLTDDYYRFDEKFMAMIGERTGNVFRIGDEISIRVVNVNVDERAIDFEIVGMKGTPRRRHKDRQQVIDTGDQAKRGRGRRGKSRTNESERSNGPQDSKKGKKKPFYKPVAKKKGKKKKK, from the coding sequence TTGGAAAAACTACAAATACTCCAGCTCATGAAAGATTCGGATAAGCCGATGACAGTTACCGAAATTGAAGAAGCCCTTCAACTGCCTGATGCAAAAGCTTTCAAAGAACTGGTTTTATCATTAAATGAATTAGAAGATGAAGGTGCGCTGGTACGAACCCGTACAAACCGCTACGGTCTTCCAGATAAAATGAATCTGATTAAAGGCCGTGTCCAAGGCCATGCAAAAGGCTTTGCTTTCTTAATTCCAGAAGAGGAAGACCAAAAAGACGTTTATATTTCACAGCATGATATGAACGGTGCAATGAGCGGGGACACAGTCCTTGTTCGATTAAATAACACTTCTTCAGGTTCGCGTCCAGAAGGAACGATCATCCGCATACTCGAGCGCGGTGTTACAGAAGTAGTAGGAACGTTTCAGGAAAGCCGCCGATTTGGATTTGTAGTCGCGGACGATAAACGAATTCCGAATGATATCTTTATTCCGGCTGAAGGTGTAAATGGTGCGATCGAAGGACATAAAGTTGTTGTTAAAATTACGAAATATCCGGAAGGTAAAAACAGCGCTGAAGGAGAAATCATCCACATCATCGGTCATAAAAATGATCCTGGTGTAGATATTATTTCTGTTATTTTCAAACACGGCTTGCCGCGTGAGTTTCCTGTAGAAGCTTTAGAACAAGCTCACAATACGCCAGATGAAATCGATCCGAAAGATATTGAGGGACGAAGAGATCTTCGCAGCGAAACGATCGTTACGATTGATGGCGCGGATGCTAAAGATTTGGATGACGCTGTTCATGTCATTAAACTTCCGAACGGTCATTACAAGCTTGGCGTTCATATCGCCGATGTTACGCATTATGTAACAGAAGACTCCGCTATTGATAAAGAAGCACAAGAACGTGGAACAAGTGTATACCTTGTAGACCGTGTTATCCCTATGATTCCGCATCGTCTATCAAACGGGATTTGCTCGCTCAATCCAAAAGTGGATCGTCTGACAATCTCCTGCGAAATGGAGATTAATCATGATGGGGAAGTTGTAAAACACGAGATTTTCCCGAGTGTTATCAAAACAACTGAACGTATGACATATACAGATGTTCGAAAAATTCTTCAAGACGAAGACGAAGAGGTAACGAACCGCTACGAACCGCTTATTCCATTCTTTAAACTCATGGGCGAACTTGCAGAAGTTTTACGTAAAAAGCGTTTTGCCCGAGGAGCGATCGACTTTGATTTTTCTGAAGCAAAAGTACTGGTGGATGAAAACAGCGATCCTAAAGATGTGGTCTTGCGAGAACGGTCAGTTGCTGAAAAGCTGATTGAAGAATTCATGCTTTGTGCGAATGAAACGATTGCTCAGCATTTCCACGAGTTAGAGCTGCCATTTATGTACCGTATCCACGAAGACCCAGATGAAGGTAAACTTGAACGCTTCCTGGAATTCATCGGAATGTTTGGATACGCACTCAAAGGTTCTGCGAGTGACATCCACCCGCGAAGCCTTCAGCAGCTTCTTGAGACAATTAAAGGTGAGCCAGAAGAAATGGTGATCAGCAAGATCATGCTTCGCTCAATGAAACAAGCGAAATATGACCATATGTCACTTGGTCACTATGGTCTGGCGACAGAATTCTATACGCATTTTACTTCGCCAATCCGCCGTTATCCTGATTTAATCGTACATCGCTTAATTCGTACGTATTTATTCCAAAAAGACACAGGACCAAAAACAGTCAGCCACTGGAAAGCAGAACTGCCGGGAATTGCGAAGCATTCATCAGCCATGGAACGACGTGCGGTAGACGCTGAACGTGAGACAGACGAGCTGAAAAAAGCACAGTTCATGGTCGATAAAATTGGCGAGGAGTTTGATGGAGTAATCAGCTCTGTAACAAATTTTGGGCTGTTCATTGAGCTTCCGAATACCATTGAAGGACTCGTTCATGTCAGTTATCTAACAGATGACTATTACCGTTTCGATGAAAAATTCATGGCAATGATCGGTGAGAGAACAGGGAATGTCTTCAGAATTGGTGATGAAATTTCAATACGAGTTGTGAATGTTAACGTAGACGAAAGAGCAATTGATTTTGAAATCGTTGGCATGAAAGGAACACCACGAAGACGCCATAAAGACCGTCAGCAAGTAATTGACACTGGTGATCAAGCGAAACGCGGACGCGGAAGAAGAGGCAAGAGCCGAACGAATGAATCAGAACGATCCAATGGTCCGCAAGATTCTAAAAAAGGTAAGAAAAAGCCGTTTTATAAGCCCGTCGCGAAAAAGAAAGGCAAGAAAAAGAAGAAATAA